DNA sequence from the Bacillus pumilus genome:
TGAGTGCCGTATTAATGGCCAACGGATCCATTCCATCCGATTCAATCAAATTGGCTAAGTTCTTTAAGGAAAGCCACCCAGCATATGTTAATATGCTCGGCATACCGACCTTATCTACCGGAGTTTTTGGCGGGATTATTGTCGGGGTATTAGCAGCTTATATGTTTAATAAATTTTACAAAATTGAGCTTCCGCAATATCTTGGCTTCTTTGCCGGTAAGCGTTTTGTTCCAATTGTTACATCTATTTCAGCACTTATTTTAGGGCTTTTGATGCTAGTCATTTGGCCGCCAATCCAAGGTGCACTGAACTCATTTTCAACAGGACTGCTTGCAGCGAATGAGCCGCTTGCTGCCTTTGTATTCGGTGTCATTGAACGCTCATTAATTCCGTTTGGTCTGCACCACATATTCTACGCGCCATTCTGGTATGAGTTCTTTAGCTATAAGAGCTTATCAGGAGATATTATCCGTGGTGATCAGCGTATCTTCATGGCTCAAATCAAAGATGGTGTTCAGCTGACAGCTGGTACATTCATGACAGGGAAATATCCGTTCATGATGTTTGGTCTCCCAGCAGCAGCACTTGCGATTTACCATGAAGCAAAACCAAAGAATAAAAAGCTTGTCGCAGGAATTATGGGATCAGCAGCCCTGACTTCTTTCCTAACAGGGATTACTGAACCGCTTGAATTCTCATTCTTGTTTGTTGCACCAGTGTTATTTGCAATCCACTGTGTATTTGCTGGATTATCCTTTATGATAATGGATATTCTAAACGTGAAAATCGGTATGACCTTCTCAGGAGGATTAATCGATTTCTTCTTATTCGGTATCTTGCCAAACAGAACCGCTTGGTGGCTTGTGATTCCAGTTGGTCTCGCACTTGCTGCTATTTATTACTTCGGATTTAGATTCGCCATTCGCAAATTTAATCTGAAAACGCCAGGCCGCGAGGATGAAGCAGCTGATGGTGCAGATAGTGCTAAGTCTGAAAAGGGTAATGACTTACCTTATGAAATTCTTGAAGCAATGGGTGACCAAGAAAACATTAAACACCTTGATGCTTGTATTACGCGTTTACGTGTCACTGTTAATGATCAGAAGAAAGTGGACAAGGACCGCTTGAAAAAGCTTGGTGCTTCAGGAGTTCTCGAAGTAGGGAACAACATCCAGGCCATCTTCGGTCCTCGCTCTGATAATTTAAAAACACAAATGCAGGACATCATTGCAGGCCGCACGCCTCGTCCAGCGAAAGATCCTTCTGCAAAAGAAGAAGTCAGCCAGCAGGTCGAAGAGGTCATTGCAAAACCGCTTCAAAACGAACTAGGTGAAGAAATCTTTGCATCACCAATTACAGGGGAGCTTCATCCGATTACAGATGTACCAGATCAAGTATTCTCAGGGAAAATGATGGGTGACGGTTTCGCCATCTTGCCAACAGATGGAACGGTGGTTTCACCGGTGAAAGGGAAGATCTTAAATGTATTCCCAACGAAACACGCAATTGGCCTACAATCTGACGGTGGACTTGAAATTTTGATCCACTTCGGTATTGATACGGTCAGCCTCAAAGGAGAAGGATTTGAAGCATTTGTACAAGAGGGAGATCAAGTAGAAATCGGTCAAAAACTCTTAGA
Encoded proteins:
- the ptsG gene encoding glucose-specific PTS transporter subunit IIBC — encoded protein: MFKSLFGVLQKIGRALMLPVAILPAAGILLALGNAMQNPQLIDVAQFLSNDTIQLVASVMENAGNIVFSNLPLLFAVGVAIGLANGDGVAGIAAIIGYLVMNVTMSAVLMANGSIPSDSIKLAKFFKESHPAYVNMLGIPTLSTGVFGGIIVGVLAAYMFNKFYKIELPQYLGFFAGKRFVPIVTSISALILGLLMLVIWPPIQGALNSFSTGLLAANEPLAAFVFGVIERSLIPFGLHHIFYAPFWYEFFSYKSLSGDIIRGDQRIFMAQIKDGVQLTAGTFMTGKYPFMMFGLPAAALAIYHEAKPKNKKLVAGIMGSAALTSFLTGITEPLEFSFLFVAPVLFAIHCVFAGLSFMIMDILNVKIGMTFSGGLIDFFLFGILPNRTAWWLVIPVGLALAAIYYFGFRFAIRKFNLKTPGREDEAADGADSAKSEKGNDLPYEILEAMGDQENIKHLDACITRLRVTVNDQKKVDKDRLKKLGASGVLEVGNNIQAIFGPRSDNLKTQMQDIIAGRTPRPAKDPSAKEEVSQQVEEVIAKPLQNELGEEIFASPITGELHPITDVPDQVFSGKMMGDGFAILPTDGTVVSPVKGKILNVFPTKHAIGLQSDGGLEILIHFGIDTVSLKGEGFEAFVQEGDQVEIGQKLLEVDIDKIKSEVPSLMTPIVFTNLSEGQFIDLQEAGEIKAGQENIMKISK